From one Bacteroides eggerthii genomic stretch:
- the kduI gene encoding 5-dehydro-4-deoxy-D-glucuronate isomerase, whose translation MKKLAIALMLGTAALTASAQVNYTVQTACHPSDVKHYDTQRLRSAFMMSKVMAPDEINVTYTLYDRLIYGGAMPVNKVLKLETFRELGPEITYFLERRELGVINTGGDGVVTVDGKEYPMKYKEALYVGCGNKEVTFKSNDAANPAKFYINSAPAYKPYVTQLITTDAKLQKANPKKYALGISDHYGKMEDSNDRIVNQLIVKDVLERVKNGGTNQLQMGLTELAPGSVWNTMPAHTHTRRMEAYYYFNLPAGNAICHLMGEPQEERLVWLHNEQAITSPEWSIHAAAGTSNYTFIWGMGGENLKYSDKDEIKYIDMK comes from the coding sequence ATGAAAAAATTAGCAATAGCCCTGATGTTGGGTACTGCCGCACTTACGGCTTCCGCCCAAGTAAATTACACAGTACAGACAGCTTGCCATCCGTCGGATGTAAAGCACTATGACACACAACGTCTTCGTAGCGCCTTTATGATGAGCAAGGTAATGGCACCGGATGAGATCAACGTGACTTACACTCTCTATGACCGCCTGATTTATGGAGGAGCAATGCCTGTAAACAAAGTATTGAAACTGGAAACATTCCGCGAATTGGGCCCGGAAATCACTTACTTCCTCGAACGTCGCGAATTGGGCGTAATCAATACCGGTGGCGATGGAGTGGTTACCGTAGACGGTAAAGAATACCCCATGAAGTATAAAGAAGCGCTTTATGTGGGTTGTGGCAATAAAGAAGTAACTTTCAAGAGTAACGATGCTGCCAACCCCGCTAAATTCTATATCAATTCGGCACCGGCTTACAAGCCTTACGTTACCCAGTTGATTACAACCGACGCCAAACTTCAGAAAGCTAATCCTAAGAAATATGCTTTAGGCATCTCCGACCACTACGGAAAAATGGAAGACAGCAACGACCGTATTGTAAACCAGCTGATTGTAAAAGACGTTTTGGAGAGAGTGAAAAATGGCGGTACAAACCAGTTGCAGATGGGACTCACCGAACTTGCTCCCGGTTCTGTATGGAACACGATGCCGGCTCATACTCACACACGTCGTATGGAAGCCTACTATTACTTCAACCTGCCTGCCGGCAATGCCATTTGCCACTTAATGGGCGAACCCCAAGAGGAACGCCTCGTTTGGCTGCACAATGAGCAAGCCATCACTTCTCCGGAATGGAGCATCCATGCAGCTGCAGGTACCAGCAACTATACCTTTATCTGGGGTATGGGAGGCGAAAACTTGAAATATAGCGATAAAGATGAAATAAAATACATAGATATGAAGTAA